CATCATCTCCGGTAAACATCCCTAGGAAAGAAAATTTAGAACACCCAGAGATCGAAGGTCTTTTTCCTTGTGGTGAAGGTGGTGGTTATGCTGGCGGAATTGTATCTGCCGCAATGGATGGTGAACGCTGTGCAGAAGCAGCTATTGCAGGGCTTTAATATTTGATGATGGAATTTGGGTGCGTAACTATTCCATTATCAACACATCGCCTTTTAGTATTAGAAAAATCTTTTGTTATGTGTATCACATACTGTACACTAGAAAATAAGCAAGAATAAATCCTAGGTAAAGAGACCCAAAAAGAACATCTCTTTTTAAATTTCAGAAAAGCATAATATTCATGTAATTTTGCATCACACTAAAAAATAAATGTCAGACACTACTCCTACACGAATTAATAAATATTTAAGCGAAGTTGGTTACTGCTCAAGACGCGCTGCCGATAAGCTTATTGATCAAGGCAGAGTAACCATCAATGGTAAAGTTCCTGAAATGGGGACCAAAATAACTGCTGCCGATGAAATTCGCGTAGATGGTGAATTGATAGGTAAACCTAAAGGTAAACACACCTATCTTGCTTTTAATAAACCTGTAGGGATTGTGTGTACTACAGATACCGGTGTAGAAAAAGATAATATTATCGACTTTATCAACTATCCAAAACGTATTTTTCCTATTGGCCGATTAGACAAACCATCTGAAGGTTTAATTTTTCTAACAGATGATGGCGATATTGTCAATAAGATTCTACGGGCACGAAACAATCACGAGAAAGAATATATTGTATCGGTCAATAAACCTATAAATTCTGATTTCTTGCGACAAATGAGTAGCGGGGTTCCTATACTAGACACAGTGACCAGACCTTGTAAAGTAGAACGAATAGATAAATATACCTTTAGTATTATTTTGACGCAAGGACTAAACCGACAAATTAGAAGAATGTGCGATCATTTAGAGTATCGCGTAAAACGCTTACAACGGGTTAGAATTATGAATGTAGAGTTAGATTTAGAGGTAGGGAAATACCGCGACCTTACAGAAGCTGAGCTCTCTGAAATTAACCGTTTAGTAGAGGCTTCTGCTAAAACACACGATTAATTGTATTACATGGTAAAGAAGCACAAAGTATTAAGTACGAAGGGCAAAGATGTAAAAAACACAAAATTGCCTGGTTGCATTTAATACTTGATCTTGTTTCTTAGGGTCAGAACCCATCAATACCTACTAAAAATCCTTATTGAACACGTTG
This genomic stretch from Cellulophaga algicola DSM 14237 harbors:
- the rluF gene encoding 23S rRNA pseudouridine(2604) synthase RluF; the encoded protein is MSDTTPTRINKYLSEVGYCSRRAADKLIDQGRVTINGKVPEMGTKITAADEIRVDGELIGKPKGKHTYLAFNKPVGIVCTTDTGVEKDNIIDFINYPKRIFPIGRLDKPSEGLIFLTDDGDIVNKILRARNNHEKEYIVSVNKPINSDFLRQMSSGVPILDTVTRPCKVERIDKYTFSIILTQGLNRQIRRMCDHLEYRVKRLQRVRIMNVELDLEVGKYRDLTEAELSEINRLVEASAKTHD